In Nitrospiraceae bacterium, the genomic stretch ATGAAGCCCTCTGACATCCCGGGTATGATCAAAATCGATATTCAATCTCCTCTACCTTATCCCATCACAAGGAGGTGCCCGGTGTCCATCAGGCACCATTTTGTCGTTCTTTTCCTCATGGGTCTGTTGAAAGCCGCCAGCGGCGTTTCTTGCCATTTTTGCGTGCTCACGTACCTCAGCGTAAGCCGCTAGCGTAAAACGGCTGCGGCCTTGCTGGATGGACTTTTTGAACTTAGACTCCGGAGCCTGTGATGGGGGAATCTTAATCCTGGGCAAATTTGACTTGAAAAATCTTTATTATTCAACACCTCCCCTCATAGGTTGCTGCCATCATTTATCTCCAGAGAACCAGCATACAAATTTGGTGAAAATGGGAATGTGATGAATCGAGACAGAGATGATTAATGCCTCATCTAGGTGCGGCCTTTTCGCAACATTCAAACAATGGTAATGTTTTCCTGGAGTGAAATTGTACATTAACACTCATAACTGACCTGTGTTTTTTTCGTCCCTCTGTGCGACCCTCTCAGATCTATTGCATGAAAGAGCTGCCTCCGGAAAAGACATTCAATCTTATTAAGGACATACTACTACGAATGCAGGCAGGAAATGATGTCGGCAATGCGAAAGTAGGAAAAAACCAACACGCCCTCTGTGTCGTTATAGGTTTAGTTCTTATTTCCCCAATTGATCTTTCCGGCATTCCGTACTGAGCGGTGAAATGCCAAATAGAAAGGGACTGTTCCAGGAAGCGAAGGCGCTTCAATTTTTCACGGCACCGGAGGACTTCTTCCACGACTTTAATCCATGGCGACTTTGAGTGTAGACCGGCCGGGGAGCAGCCAGGCACACGAGTTCGCGAGGACCCGGCCCTTCTTTCTTTCCCTGTTTCCACATGGCGCCTGCCAAACATGACAGTGCCGATCTCCACCACACCGACTAAACTGCCCTTATCCTAATGCCGGAATCCATAGACAAAGGCTCCTGCCCCCGGCCGGCACCAGCTCTCTTCTCCCGACCCATGTTTCCCTCCAGGGTTTTATAAATCCTTTGTTAAAGGGCCGATTTATTCGTAACCATACCTATGATAGATTTCCCATATGAAGACGACTTTGAATGTAAATTATCAGCTTCTAATCCAACTCAAACAAGAAGCTGCAAAACAAGGACGGACAATGTCAGAATTAGTCGAAACCGCCCTTCGATTGCTATTTCAAAACCAGAAGGTTCCAAAACCACTTTCTCCGCTGCCTACTTTTAAAAGCGGCGGCTATTTGGTCGATATTGCGGATCGGGAAGCTCTCTATCAGGACATGGAAGGTCCTTAGATTTTTCAGAACACCATCTTTCATTTTAGAATTCTCAACCTCTTGGGCTTCCCTGAATGACTTCGTAAATCTTTATATAAATTATTTCACCACCCCGTATTGCGCGGTGAAATGTCTGAGAAAGGGCGCTTGTTCCAGAAAGCGGAACGGCTTTAAATGTTTACGGCGGCGGAAGGCTTCTTCCACTACTTCCACGATATAATCCACATGGCTTTGAGTATAAACCCGCCTGGGTATGGCCAACCGAACCAGTTCACGAGGGCCCGGCTCTTCTTCCCCGGTTTCCTTATTTCGTTTGCCAAACATGGCGGTGCCGATTTCCACCGCCCGAATGCCTCCCAACACGTATAACTCCACGCAGAGCGAAATACCCGGCAGATCGAGCGGTTGGAGATGCGGGGCGAAGCGGGCCGCATCCAGATAGATGGCATGCCCACCGGGCGGCCGCAGGGTTGGCACACCGGCTTCATGTAAATGGTTGCCCAGATACCCCGTGGAGGTAATGCGATACTGGAGATAATCTTCCTCCACGCCTTCCTTCAACCCTTCGGCCATGGCTTCCAAATCGCGTCCGGCCAAGCCCCCATAGGTGGGAAACCCCTCGGTTAAGATCAACAGGTTTTGCTCTTGTTGGGCCAACTCGGCGTTGCGTGTGGCAAGAAATCCGCCGATGTTCACAATGGCATCCTTTTTTGCGGACATGGTACAGCCATCGGCCAGATCGCACATTTCGCGAACAATGTCGCGGACCATTTTATCCCCATATCCCGGTTCGCGCAGTTTAATGAAATAGGCATTTTCTGCAATCCGGCAGGCATCCAGGTATAACGGGCGGTCAAAGGCGCGGCAAACCTCGGCCACTTCTCTGATGTTAGCCATCGAGACCGGTTGCCCTCCACCGGAATTATTGGTGACGGTGATCATCACCAACGGAATACGCTCGGGTCCTTCTTTTTGAAAAACCGCGCGAAGACTTTCGACATCCATATTCCCTTTGAAGGGAAACTCACTGGAGAGATCGGCCAATTCGCGACAGGGCACATCTATCGCCCGGGCTCCGCAAAATTCCACGTTGGCCCTGGTGGTATCGAAATGCGTATTATTGGGAATCACGTCACCGGCCTTGCAGATGGTGGAAAACAAGATGCGTTCCGCCGCCCTTCCCTGATGGGTCGGGATGACAAGCGGGAATCCCATCAAATCCTGCACCGCGGCTTCAAACCGGTAAAAGGATGGACTTCCCGCATAACTTTCATCCCCTCGCATGATAGCTGCCCACTGTTTGGCACTCATGGCCCCGGTGCCGCTATCGGTCAGAAGATCGATCAGGACATCATCAGAGTGCAGCCGAAAAACGTTGTAACCGGCGTTTGCAATTAATTCCCGGCGTTCGGCTTCTGTGGTCATCCGGATATGTTCGACCATTTTGATACGGAAGGGTTCGATGATCGTCTTAAACATATGCAGTCCTCTGGTTATACTGGTCGCTTTATTTCACAATAGGGCAAAAGACCATGACTTCCGATCACCGAAATCATATCATCTTCTGGAAAAACATCGAAGGATGCATGACATGCCGATTCCCGCCTCTATTTCATGAAACCCTGAGAATACGCGGCTTTCCTGAGGAAAGGGGTGAGATGAATTTCTGAACTGCAATTCCCGAACAAGACGAGGAGACCGACACTGCGGGATGTTTTGGAATGGGGTTTTGCCTGCCAGATCTGAACTGTAGACCTGGCAGGAATTCATTGGATAGGTCAATGTGGAGGTATTCGGGAACGAAAACCTCATGTGGCCGGTTGGAACTAACCGGGAATGGGTTCTTCTTCCTTCGCGTGGAGAAGCGCCATCAACTCTTCCCCGGTCATGACTTCGGCCTTCAACAAGGTCTCAGCCCCGTTCAACAGCACCGGCCGAAGCCTTGTCAGCAATTCCCGGACGCGATTGCCTTGCTCTTCAATGAGCCGGCGCACCTCTTGATCAACCTGTTGCGCGGTGTGCTCGGAATAGGTCGGGGTCGCATGCGACTCCATATTTTTTAAAAAGGTCGGCTGAACGGATTCATCTAACGCCACCGTTCCCAATTTGTCGCTCATCCCATAATCTTTGACCATCCGTTTGGCAATGGTAGTGGCTTTCTGCAAATCATCCGCCGCTCCTGTGGAGGCCTCGCCAAAGACCAACTCTTCGGCCATACGCCCTCCTAACAACACGGCAATGCGATTTTCTAATTCAGACCGGGTGAGTAAGTACCGGTCTTCCACAGGAAGCTGTAGCGTATAGCCCAAGGCTGCAATGCCACGGGGAATGATCGAGATTTTTTGGACGGGATCACATCCGGGCAAGGACATGGCCACTAACGCGTGCCCGACCTCATGATGAGCCACTCGCTTTCGTTCTTCCACACTAAGGACACGGTTTCTCTTTTCCAAACCGGCAATGACCCGTTCCACGGCTTCCTCAAAATCGCGGTGTTCGGCCGTCTCCCGACTTCGACGAATGGCCAGCAAGGCAGCTTCATTCACCACGTTTGCCAGGTCGGCACCAACCATTCCCGGAGTCATGGCCGCAATTTTATCTAAATCGACATCAGGAGCCAGCTTAATGGACTTGGCATGTATGGCAAGGATAGCGGCTCTTCCAGGTCGATCGGGGCGATCAACCAGGACCTGTCGATCAAAACGGCCTGCACGGAGCAAGGCCTGATCAAGAATTTCAGGACGATTGGTTGCGGCCAACATAATGACTCCCACACGAGGATCAAACCCGTCCATCTCCACCAGCAATTGATTGAGGGTTTGCTCCCGTTCTTCATGCATCATAGGCCCCGTTCCCCTGGCTTTTCCCAGTGCATCCAACTCATCAATGAAAATGATACAAGGTGCTTTAGCCATGGCCTGTTCAAATAAATCTCGCACCCTGGCTGCTCCCACCCCCACAAACATTTCCACAAATTCCGATCCACTAATGGAAAAAAACGGCACACCGGCTTCCCCCGCAATCGCTTTCGCCAGCATGGTTTTCCCTGTGCCCGGCGGCCCAACCAAGAGCACACCCTTGGGAATCCGTCCGCCGATCCTCGTAAATTTTTCCGGCGTCTTTAAGAACTCGACAACTTCCATGAGTTCCACTTTGGCTTCATCGACTCCGGCCACATCATTCATACGCGTCTTGATATCGCTTTCAATATAGACTTTAGCCTTGGATTTCCCGATTCGCATAAAACCGCCACCCGCCCCTTGTCCCATCTTTCGCAAAATCCAAAACCAGATCCCGGCAAAAACCAGAATAGGGACGACCCAGGAGGCCACGTCTTTCCAGAGTGTGCTGACGATCACTCCGGCATATTCCACATGCTTCTCTTCCAACAGTTTCACTAACTCCGGATCATCTACGCGCACGGTCTGAAACCATTGGGGGGTTTCCCCGCCTTTCTCAGATTTTAATTTTCCGTGAATGACTTTGTCGGTTATGGAGATCTCGGCCACCTTATCTTCTTGAACCCAGGTTTTAAATTGACTATAAGGCACCTCATCCATATGCTGCGCCGCAAAATACATTTCCTGGAGAATAATGAGTCCCCAGAACGCAATTATGAAATACCAAATAGAAACACGATATTTTTTTTCCATATTTGCTATCCTAACCCCTGTTCCTGCGTGACTCTGAATCGTATGCCGTGAACATAATCTTACTGTACCCAAGAATCAGAAATACGTCTATCGAAATGGAACAAAATTCTTCCCTCATCGGTTATTGCTGGCGCCAACCCTTGCCATCGCCTTTATTCGTATAGGGGTCAGGAGTTGAAAAACTTCAGGATCTCTTTCAATTCTCCATATTGTAAGGAAGGGTTGGAGTCCGGTTCCATTCTCTCTTCTCACGCATGATCGCCTCCTACGACCCTCAATTACTGTGGATTCTCCTGTCTGGCTTACTGGCCGGAGGGACAATCGCATGGGCCATATGTTCCCTTGTCTATCGAGGAAGGAAGATCCAAGCCTTACAAGAGTCCGCTACCCGCTTGGCATCGGCCCAAGCCCAAGCAGGAGAACTTCGGGCCCAACTCACCACCCTGCAGCAGGAACGTGATCGAGTCCATCAGGAATTCCGTCTGATGGAAGTCGCCAAAGTGTCAGCCGAAACGAACCTCGAAAATACGCAACGACACTTAGCCGAACAGCGGGCCCTGCTGGAGGATGCCAAATTGACCTTAACGGATACCTTTCGCTCTTTAGCCTCGGAAGCTCTGGCCGGGAACAATAGGGGGTTTCTGACCCTGGCCGAGGAAAAGTTTAAATCCCTCAAGGAAGAAGCCACGGCTTCCTTCGATCAACGCCACACCTCCATCGAATCCTTGTTGCAGCCGCTGACCGAATCCCTCCGTACCTACCAAAAAGAATCGCAAGCCTTAGAAGATAAGCGGCTTCGTGAACTCAGTGTCGTGGGAGAACAGTTACGCCAATTGGCTTCCGCCCAGACCACCCTTCAAGCCGAAACAGCCAAATTGGTGAATGCCTTACGATCACCCCAGGTTCGAGGACGCTGGGGCGAAATCGCGCTTCGAAGGACCGCTGAATTAGCCGGCATGTCAGAAAACTGCGATTTCTTCGAACAGGCAAGTGTCTCCACGGAAACCGGGCGTCTGCGTCCCGATATGATCGTCAAACTCCCGGCAGGAAGAGATGTGGTGGTCGATTCCAAAGTGCCGCTCAGTGCGTTTTTAGATAGCTTGGAAACGCACACGGACGAAGACCGGGAAGCCGCCCTCAATCGACATCTCGGCCAGGTAAAACGCCATATCAGCCAATTAGCCTCAAAAGAATATTGGGACCAATTTCCATCCGCTCCGGAATTTGTGGTCTTATTTATCCCCAATGATTCGTTCTTAGCCGCCGCCGCCGAACGCGACCCATCCCTCGTCGAGTCGGCCTTAACGAAAAAAGTCGTCATCGCCACACCCACCACCTTTATTGCCCTGTTGCGGGCCATTGCCTACGGCTGGCGCCAGGAACAAGTGGCGGAAGGGGCCCAACGCATCAGTATCCTCGGACAGGAACTCGCCGATCGACTGGGCACTCTGGCAGAGCATTTTGGGAGAATCGGACAAGCGTTAGGTCGGACCGTCGAATCCTATAATGCGACGGTCACCTCATTGGAGAATCGGATCTGGCCCACGGCCAGAAAATTCAAATCTCTTGGAATCAGCCCCAAAAAAGACCTCATGGACCTCAAATCCGTCGTACACATGCCACGGGCCCCTGGCGAAATGGGACAATCACCCGAAGATCTTCCGCCCGCACCGTCATAAGTTGAGAACACATTTTCTTTCCCGATTTCTTTCAATGAAATGGGTATACCCTTGGAAAAGGATATTGGCTGCAGGAGATCCGCTCCCCTTTCTAAATGGCTCTGTCCTTTGAGCCGTAGTTTGATCAATTTCTTATTAACGCTATTTTTAATCACCCTGAAATTGTTATGATATCTTTATCGATTCGAGCATGTATTTTAAGAATTCACTTTTATGGGAAAGGATGAGGTACGGCCCGTGGGACCAGGAATTACCGGCAGATCGACAACAGATTGGGGAAAAAGCGTGAAAGTAGAAAACAAAGAGTTGTCTGTGATGTTGGGATTGGGTGCGTGTTTTTTGATGATCCTCAGCTTAGTAGCCCCTTCAACCGCATCCTGGGCCGCAACAGGTGGAGACTCGGAAGCTCTCCCAAAATTTTTAGAAATTCCACTAAAAGAAGGAAGCATCCCGGATAAACTCAAGTTCCCTCTGCATGAGCAGAATGCTGTTCAATATTTCAGCGCCGGATTAGGTAAAGAGGAACGGAGCCTGTCATACCCTCCCTATTCCCTTAAGTTAATCTTTGTGAAGGGCGAACGCGCTTTTTTAGCCGGAGTGGCAGTTGAGGTAATCAAATCAGATCAAACGACACTCGTATCCATACCAGGTGAAGAGGTACAAGGTCCTTGGTTATTCCTTAACCTTTCTCCAGGCAAATATGTTGTCAAAGCAACTGATTCAGGTGGGACCACTATTGAAAAAAGTATTACACTATCAGGGAAAAAGACCACTCCTGTTCACTTTCGTTGGCGGTAAGAGGGTTTTTTGCCTCCCGACAGTCTGATTTTTTATTTTTTGGCCCCCAAACCATCCGGGTTTTAATTAGCGAAGCACCCCTCCGGAGGGTTCATTAATTATCTTTTACTTTACGATAACTTTACTTAAATAAAAATAACTACCAACAAGTACGTCATTTAATTTCAATCTATATAATTTTTAGAGGTTTTTTCACTTTTATGGATGTTACTGATGTTTCCCATTATAGAATTATGAGGATTTTTTAATATTAGATTAATCTTGACTTAAGATCAAAGAGCTATATCTACCAACAGGACGCTTTCATACATATGTCAGGAGAAACAGTAAAAAGGAGATACATATGGGACATTTCGGAATTCAGAAAAAGACCCCAACACTTGGGAAAAGTCCCATTAAACAAGAAAATCACTCCGCTCCCAGTACTCAAACGGTGGATCCAAGGCATTCGGACACCTGCACACGATGTGGAGGATTTATGGTCTCCCATTGGTGCATGAATGTGAATTATGACGCCGGTGGAATGGAAATCCTGACCAAACGGTGCCTGCAATGCGGAGAAGTCATTGATCCAGTAATTCTGGAAAACCGCCTCAACCCGCAACGAGAGGCGATGAAGAAGAAGACTCGTCCACTCCTCTCTAGGCCTTTAGCGTCATCAAATAAAGGCAAGGGATCCGGGATGAGTTGTACTCCTATAGCTTGAGGCATTTCGCACTTGAGGGTGCTTCTGAACCACCCATGAGGAAGAGCTGGATTTTGCCTCCTGAGATTCGAAGACTGCTTATGTTTTTTAGTCTATCCTCCCCAGGATAATCCCAGGGCGTAAACGTCCCCCTCTTCCTTGTGGGTCCCATCTCACAAGAAGAGAAACTGTAGATGCAACGTTTCTGAAATTCTTTTCCCCGTATTTCATTTTACTCCTTTTACCCTCCCAGCCTCTTTTTTCATTTTTCAGAAGAGGAGCGAGCAATGATCATACCTCCCGTCATCTTAAGTATTCTCCTCTTGCTCCTTCCGCAAGTCGCCTTCGCACAATTTGGTGACTTTATGAAAGAGATCGACAAATTGTCTCTGCCTGGCGCAAAAACTCTCGGAGATGACAAGATAGTCTCTGGCCTTAAAGAAGCGCTGATCGTCGGAACCGAAAATGCGGTGAAACTCACCGGGACCGCTGACGGCTATTTGAAAAATGAAGCCATTAAAATCTTGCTACCCGAAAAACTACAATCCATGGATAAAGCCCTTCGAGTGGCCGGATTCGGGCCCCAGGTTGATGAGTTGGTGGTTAGTATGAACCGGGCCGCCGAGCAGGCTGCTCCCCTGGCCAAACCCATATTCAAAGATGCGGTCACCAACATGAGTTTTGACGATGCCAAGAAAATTCTGGATGGAGGAGATACCGCCGCGACCAATTATTTCCAAGGTAAAACTCGCAATCAACTAGCCACAGCGTTTAAACCTGAAGTGGAGAAGACGATGAGCCAAGTCGGGGTCACCACGCAATACAAGGAATTGGTGGGACAATATTCCATGCTACCGTTTGTCAAAGTCCCGGCATTTGATCTCGACGATTATGTGGTTGGAAAAAGTTTGGACGGGCTATTTCACACACTAGCTCAGGAAGAGGAAAAAATCAGGACTAACCCTTCAGCGCGCGTTACAGATTTACTCAAGGATGTCTTTGGCAAATAATTTCTCAATTCACGATCGTCCCACATCATAAAGATCTGAGAGAACATGAACCAACCCATTATCGGATTTCATCAAGATGATATGGATGATTGGGTGGCAGATCTGGCCTGCGGCCATGGGCAGCATGTTCGACACCAGCCTCCCCTTAGTTTTCGTCCTTGGGTTCTGACACAAGAAGGACGTCGAGCCCATCTCAAAACCATCCTCAATTGCAAAAAATGTGACGAGGAGGCTCCGCTTCCTTCACAAAATAAAACCTAACCGCACTTTCCTCCTGCCAAACAAAGGATGCATCGCATACCGTGTTTTACTAAGGATTCTGCCACATCGCCCCATCCGCATGGTGATCACCTCCCTGGTGAGTAATTTTCAAGGTGTCCCCATTTTTCACCATGGCATCCAAGGTGGAGATTTTCTGATTAATCGTCAACATGAGTTCATTGGCCTGGAGAAAAGGCATTAACCCTTGAAAGTGATCGGGAAAATTTTCCAGCAATTGCCGAATAGTGCTGGCGTTTTCCAAGGTA encodes the following:
- a CDS encoding DUF3565 domain-containing protein, which codes for MNQPIIGFHQDDMDDWVADLACGHGQHVRHQPPLSFRPWVLTQEGRRAHLKTILNCKKCDEEAPLPSQNKT
- a CDS encoding tryptophanase, whose amino-acid sequence is MFKTIIEPFRIKMVEHIRMTTEAERRELIANAGYNVFRLHSDDVLIDLLTDSGTGAMSAKQWAAIMRGDESYAGSPSFYRFEAAVQDLMGFPLVIPTHQGRAAERILFSTICKAGDVIPNNTHFDTTRANVEFCGARAIDVPCRELADLSSEFPFKGNMDVESLRAVFQKEGPERIPLVMITVTNNSGGGQPVSMANIREVAEVCRAFDRPLYLDACRIAENAYFIKLREPGYGDKMVRDIVREMCDLADGCTMSAKKDAIVNIGGFLATRNAELAQQEQNLLILTEGFPTYGGLAGRDLEAMAEGLKEGVEEDYLQYRITSTGYLGNHLHEAGVPTLRPPGGHAIYLDAARFAPHLQPLDLPGISLCVELYVLGGIRAVEIGTAMFGKRNKETGEEEPGPRELVRLAIPRRVYTQSHVDYIVEVVEEAFRRRKHLKPFRFLEQAPFLRHFTAQYGVVK
- a CDS encoding MoaD/ThiS family protein, translating into MVKVLIFGLALREAVEDPEVEITLENASTIRQLLENFPDHFQGLMPFLQANELMLTINQKISTLDAMVKNGDTLKITHQGGDHHADGAMWQNP
- a CDS encoding DUF4197 domain-containing protein; protein product: MIIPPVILSILLLLLPQVAFAQFGDFMKEIDKLSLPGAKTLGDDKIVSGLKEALIVGTENAVKLTGTADGYLKNEAIKILLPEKLQSMDKALRVAGFGPQVDELVVSMNRAAEQAAPLAKPIFKDAVTNMSFDDAKKILDGGDTAATNYFQGKTRNQLATAFKPEVEKTMSQVGVTTQYKELVGQYSMLPFVKVPAFDLDDYVVGKSLDGLFHTLAQEEEKIRTNPSARVTDLLKDVFGK
- the rmuC gene encoding DNA recombination protein RmuC; this encodes MIASYDPQLLWILLSGLLAGGTIAWAICSLVYRGRKIQALQESATRLASAQAQAGELRAQLTTLQQERDRVHQEFRLMEVAKVSAETNLENTQRHLAEQRALLEDAKLTLTDTFRSLASEALAGNNRGFLTLAEEKFKSLKEEATASFDQRHTSIESLLQPLTESLRTYQKESQALEDKRLRELSVVGEQLRQLASAQTTLQAETAKLVNALRSPQVRGRWGEIALRRTAELAGMSENCDFFEQASVSTETGRLRPDMIVKLPAGRDVVVDSKVPLSAFLDSLETHTDEDREAALNRHLGQVKRHISQLASKEYWDQFPSAPEFVVLFIPNDSFLAAAAERDPSLVESALTKKVVIATPTTFIALLRAIAYGWRQEQVAEGAQRISILGQELADRLGTLAEHFGRIGQALGRTVESYNATVTSLENRIWPTARKFKSLGISPKKDLMDLKSVVHMPRAPGEMGQSPEDLPPAPS
- a CDS encoding ATP-dependent metallopeptidase FtsH/Yme1/Tma family protein — translated: MEKKYRVSIWYFIIAFWGLIILQEMYFAAQHMDEVPYSQFKTWVQEDKVAEISITDKVIHGKLKSEKGGETPQWFQTVRVDDPELVKLLEEKHVEYAGVIVSTLWKDVASWVVPILVFAGIWFWILRKMGQGAGGGFMRIGKSKAKVYIESDIKTRMNDVAGVDEAKVELMEVVEFLKTPEKFTRIGGRIPKGVLLVGPPGTGKTMLAKAIAGEAGVPFFSISGSEFVEMFVGVGAARVRDLFEQAMAKAPCIIFIDELDALGKARGTGPMMHEEREQTLNQLLVEMDGFDPRVGVIMLAATNRPEILDQALLRAGRFDRQVLVDRPDRPGRAAILAIHAKSIKLAPDVDLDKIAAMTPGMVGADLANVVNEAALLAIRRSRETAEHRDFEEAVERVIAGLEKRNRVLSVEERKRVAHHEVGHALVAMSLPGCDPVQKISIIPRGIAALGYTLQLPVEDRYLLTRSELENRIAVLLGGRMAEELVFGEASTGAADDLQKATTIAKRMVKDYGMSDKLGTVALDESVQPTFLKNMESHATPTYSEHTAQQVDQEVRRLIEEQGNRVRELLTRLRPVLLNGAETLLKAEVMTGEELMALLHAKEEEPIPG